One part of the Zymomonas mobilis subsp. pomaceae ATCC 29192 genome encodes these proteins:
- the mreD gene encoding rod shape-determining protein MreD, with product MIPLIEKDQTLSWLPIKAQITPLIMVLFASLLETGPLVSVLPLLPSFGLLVALGWRLLRPELWQAWIALPLGMSNDLINGQPLGISMISWTICFLAFDIIDNRLVWRNYWQDWIFASCAIIFCTLFSLFMTSWIIKGHTILLILSIMPEILISILLFPLVEALCAIVDRWRLAV from the coding sequence ATGATACCCCTTATCGAAAAAGATCAAACATTAAGTTGGTTACCTATAAAAGCACAAATAACACCGCTTATTATGGTTTTATTCGCTAGCCTGCTAGAAACCGGCCCCTTGGTATCGGTTTTACCCTTATTACCTTCTTTTGGTCTGCTCGTCGCTTTGGGATGGCGGCTTTTACGGCCAGAATTATGGCAAGCATGGATCGCTTTACCCTTAGGGATGAGTAACGATCTGATTAATGGGCAGCCTTTGGGGATCTCGATGATTTCATGGACAATATGCTTTTTGGCATTTGATATTATCGATAATCGTTTAGTCTGGCGAAATTATTGGCAGGACTGGATTTTTGCATCCTGTGCTATTATTTTTTGTACCTTATTTTCGCTGTTTATGACCAGCTGGATAATAAAGGGACATACAATATTACTTATACTTTCCATTATGCCAGAAATATTGATTTCTATTCTGTTATTTCCTCTTGTCGAAGCCCTCTGTGCTATCGTCGATCGGTGGCGCTTGGCCGTGTAA
- the mreC gene encoding rod shape-determining protein MreC, with product MAPPRFRNSGFSRRAQLGLFTSYVFAIGGIIAAAVMLILSNVYPDKYNGVIGFITDCTSPLSRFGHGVVTILHNSRDGIADYINAGSQNRALKANIEKLRPQLIEAQILNADNIRLKRMLNLVDHTPMRVAVGHVIGSPLTTSRRTAIIDLGSSSGVITGMPVRSSEGLVGRVLATGHFSARILLLVDSSNTLPVKIVRSGVPALASGRGDGLLDIRPLIAGQSPFQIGDLLVTSGTGGIYPPDIPVAIISKLNSDGAFALPTANPARLDYIMVEKIFEPDAPPEQVTMGKAISQKQSSHKKLPKDGNTKAVTQLLAVETPVSATAIFKPEIAPLDKSKMQPHSSLPQATIGR from the coding sequence ATGGCACCGCCTCGCTTTCGTAATTCCGGTTTTTCTAGGCGGGCGCAACTAGGCTTATTTACCAGTTATGTCTTTGCTATCGGGGGGATCATTGCTGCCGCGGTAATGCTGATACTATCGAATGTTTATCCTGATAAATATAATGGGGTTATCGGCTTTATCACAGACTGCACCAGTCCCTTGTCACGTTTTGGTCATGGGGTCGTGACAATTTTGCATAACAGCAGGGATGGCATTGCCGATTATATCAATGCTGGGAGCCAAAATCGGGCACTAAAAGCGAATATTGAAAAATTAAGGCCACAGCTTATTGAAGCGCAGATTTTAAATGCGGATAATATCCGTTTAAAGCGTATGCTGAATTTAGTGGATCATACCCCTATGCGGGTAGCGGTGGGGCATGTCATTGGTTCTCCTCTAACGACCAGCCGTCGTACTGCTATCATTGATCTTGGTTCTTCCTCAGGCGTCATCACAGGGATGCCGGTGCGCTCTTCAGAAGGCTTGGTTGGCCGCGTTTTAGCTACCGGTCATTTTTCTGCCCGTATTTTATTATTAGTTGATTCATCCAATACCCTTCCTGTTAAAATTGTTCGTTCGGGTGTCCCTGCCTTAGCTTCGGGAAGAGGGGATGGTTTATTAGATATTCGTCCGCTTATTGCAGGACAGTCGCCTTTTCAAATAGGCGATTTATTAGTGACATCTGGTACTGGGGGGATTTACCCGCCGGATATACCTGTTGCGATTATATCAAAATTAAATAGCGATGGGGCTTTTGCGTTACCTACAGCAAACCCCGCGCGTTTAGATTATATTATGGTTGAAAAGATATTCGAGCCAGATGCGCCCCCTGAACAGGTCACGATGGGTAAAGCTATATCTCAAAAACAGAGTAGCCATAAAAAATTGCCCAAGGATGGGAATACTAAGGCCGTAACGCAATTATTGGCGGTCGAGACGCCTGTATCTGCTACCGCTATATTTAAGCCGGAAATAGCCCCACTGGACAAAAGTAAAATGCAGCCGCATTCGAGCCTACCTCAGGCAACCATAGGCCGATAA
- a CDS encoding rod shape-determining protein, giving the protein MSLFTRLFKFMSHDMAIDLGTANTVVYLRGRGIVLNEPSVVAIETLNGVKRVRAVGNDAKLMMGKTPDSIQAIRPMRDGVIADIDVAEQMIKHFIQKVHGGKARPWRFPEIVVCVPSGSTSVERRAIRDAASNAGASQVFLIDEPMAAAIGAEMPVTEPIGSMVVDIGGGTTEVAVLSLRGLAYTTSVRVGGDKMDEAIGSYVRRNFNLLIGEATAERIKKEMGTARMPDDGIGMTISIKGRDLVNGVPKEIQINQAMIAEALSEPVAAIVEGVRLALENTAPELAADIVDQGIVLTGGGALLSGLDTVLREETSLPVTIADDPLTCVAMGTGRALEDPTFRAVLQTA; this is encoded by the coding sequence ATGTCTCTTTTTACCCGCCTGTTTAAATTCATGTCCCATGACATGGCGATTGATCTTGGAACCGCTAATACTGTTGTTTATCTGCGTGGCCGCGGCATTGTTTTGAACGAGCCTTCTGTGGTGGCTATTGAAACTTTAAATGGCGTTAAGCGGGTGCGTGCTGTTGGTAATGATGCCAAACTAATGATGGGGAAAACCCCCGATAGCATTCAGGCTATTCGTCCGATGCGCGATGGCGTCATTGCTGATATTGATGTTGCAGAGCAGATGATTAAGCATTTTATCCAAAAAGTGCACGGAGGAAAGGCACGTCCGTGGCGTTTTCCTGAAATCGTCGTCTGTGTACCATCAGGCTCCACTTCTGTGGAACGGCGGGCTATTCGTGATGCGGCCTCTAATGCAGGGGCTAGTCAGGTTTTTTTGATTGATGAGCCAATGGCGGCCGCGATTGGGGCAGAAATGCCCGTTACCGAACCGATCGGGTCTATGGTTGTTGATATAGGCGGCGGCACAACCGAAGTGGCAGTGTTGTCTTTGCGCGGCTTGGCTTATACTACCTCTGTCCGGGTTGGCGGCGATAAAATGGATGAAGCGATTGGCTCTTATGTCCGTCGTAATTTTAATCTTCTGATCGGAGAAGCTACCGCTGAACGTATTAAGAAGGAAATGGGCACCGCTCGTATGCCCGACGATGGCATTGGTATGACGATCAGTATTAAAGGTCGTGATCTTGTTAATGGTGTCCCAAAAGAAATCCAGATTAATCAGGCTATGATTGCCGAAGCTTTATCCGAGCCTGTGGCGGCTATTGTCGAAGGTGTCCGCTTGGCGCTTGAAAATACGGCCCCAGAACTGGCCGCCGACATTGTCGATCAGGGCATTGTTTTAACGGGGGGCGGTGCTTTACTTTCTGGATTGGATACTGTTTTACGTGAAGAAACCTCATTACCTGTTACTATTGCGGATGATCCTTTGACTTGTGTTGCCATGGGAACAGGACGGGCGCTTGAAGATCCAACTTTCAGGGCTGTTTTACAAACAGCCTGA
- the mutL gene encoding DNA mismatch repair endonuclease MutL, which produces MSIRRLPEDVINRIAAGEVVERPASALKELVENAIDAGSTHISIRLLAGGLEGLEVIDNGIGISADEMALALERHATSKLPDNDAIEAVTTLGFRGEALPSIASVARLVLESRILDSDSGWQRTIDNGQLEKEGPAALPHGTRIKVEDLFARLPARRKFMRSAKSEYIACLDIVRRLAMARPDIGFSLEHDGRRIFSLMAGENQAQRVTTIIDRTLKDNSVSINYQRDQMKVEGVASLPTFHRGLPDHQYLFVNGRPVKDRILIGAVRAAYHDLLAKDRHPVLALFLKLPGSDVDINVHPAKSEVRFRDATAVRGLLITALRESLDLSGFRSAQPANVEAMGRWQTSDQPAVPLSPSEEKEAAFLSSPSAVSESAIPFKAKEPESSSDFKTLPLKSRSADLWSITGHPKLPPMGRDRPLNTAKIPSGHNDFPLGLARGQVAATYIVAEAKDGLVLVDQHAAHERLVMERMQRALAEGQITAQRLLLPEVVEMDETACDLFESRQEEFSAMGLETERFGQQAILVRATPGLLGNCAVKEMVKDLAGEIAAYDQALLLKEKLDHIVATMACHSSVRAGRLLSLAEMNALLREMEITPHSGQCNHGRPTWVKLGHKDIEKLFGRS; this is translated from the coding sequence ATGTCAATACGCCGTCTACCAGAGGATGTGATAAATCGTATCGCAGCTGGAGAAGTCGTTGAAAGACCAGCAAGTGCGCTTAAAGAATTGGTCGAAAATGCTATAGATGCCGGTTCGACCCATATTAGCATTCGCCTTTTAGCGGGTGGATTAGAAGGCCTTGAGGTTATCGATAATGGTATCGGTATTTCTGCTGATGAAATGGCGCTGGCCTTGGAACGTCATGCAACCTCAAAATTACCCGATAATGATGCCATAGAAGCTGTTACGACGCTTGGCTTTCGGGGAGAAGCGCTGCCTTCTATTGCGAGTGTTGCCCGCCTTGTTTTAGAAAGCCGCATTCTTGATAGTGACAGCGGATGGCAACGGACTATTGATAATGGTCAGTTGGAAAAAGAAGGGCCAGCCGCCCTCCCTCATGGTACAAGAATAAAGGTAGAAGATTTATTCGCACGCCTTCCAGCGCGACGTAAATTCATGCGTAGCGCTAAAAGTGAGTATATAGCCTGCCTTGATATTGTTCGCCGATTAGCGATGGCACGACCCGATATAGGTTTTTCCCTGGAACATGATGGCCGCCGGATTTTTTCACTTATGGCAGGTGAAAATCAGGCACAAAGAGTAACGACTATCATCGATAGAACGCTAAAGGATAATAGCGTATCGATAAACTATCAACGAGACCAAATGAAGGTAGAAGGGGTGGCCAGCCTACCTACTTTTCATCGTGGCTTGCCAGATCATCAATATCTGTTTGTTAATGGCCGCCCCGTAAAAGATCGAATACTTATCGGGGCTGTCAGGGCAGCGTACCATGATTTGCTAGCTAAAGACCGTCATCCTGTTCTAGCCTTATTTCTAAAACTTCCGGGTAGTGACGTCGATATCAATGTCCATCCTGCCAAAAGCGAAGTCCGCTTTCGGGATGCGACGGCTGTTCGGGGGCTCCTTATTACTGCTTTACGCGAAAGTCTTGATCTTTCTGGTTTTAGATCAGCACAACCAGCCAATGTCGAAGCCATGGGGCGTTGGCAAACCAGCGATCAACCCGCCGTGCCCTTATCACCTTCAGAAGAAAAGGAAGCGGCCTTTTTATCTTCGCCATCTGCTGTTTCTGAATCGGCTATTCCCTTTAAAGCCAAAGAACCGGAAAGCTCGTCAGATTTCAAGACGTTACCCCTAAAAAGTCGGTCTGCTGATCTTTGGAGCATAACAGGCCATCCAAAACTACCCCCAATGGGAAGAGATCGTCCTTTAAATACAGCCAAAATTCCCAGTGGACACAATGATTTCCCACTAGGATTAGCCCGAGGACAAGTGGCGGCTACTTATATTGTAGCCGAGGCGAAAGATGGTTTGGTGTTGGTTGATCAACATGCCGCCCATGAACGGCTAGTCATGGAAAGAATGCAACGTGCCCTGGCAGAAGGACAGATAACAGCACAACGTTTATTGCTGCCAGAAGTCGTCGAAATGGATGAAACGGCCTGCGATTTATTTGAAAGCCGACAGGAAGAATTTTCAGCGATGGGGTTAGAGACTGAACGCTTTGGCCAACAAGCTATCTTGGTCCGGGCGACACCGGGGCTTTTAGGGAATTGCGCGGTAAAAGAAATGGTAAAAGATTTGGCGGGTGAAATTGCTGCTTATGACCAAGCCCTTCTATTAAAAGAAAAACTCGATCATATCGTGGCGACTATGGCATGTCATAGCTCTGTCCGTGCAGGTCGATTGCTGTCCTTGGCCGAAATGAATGCCCTTTTACGTGAAATGGAAATCACGCCCCATAGTGGACAATGTAATCACGGCCGTCCGACATGGGTAAAGCTCGGCCATAAAGATATCGAAAAACTTTTTGGCCGCAGCTGA
- a CDS encoding bifunctional cytidylyltransferase/SDR family oxidoreductase, which translates to MAIAVILAGGKGIRFGDAIPKQFKTLGGKPIIQYTIEAFFFHPDIDELIITYPTDYKAEIEKIASAFSGHKAITLVAGGASRMETTLAALNVIGEQRKKVLFHDAVRPFVSHDIISQTILALDNYDAVDVVIPTADTIVEIDAAEKQLTAIPERSRLRRGQTPQGFWADSLKAAYQTMDTERLNHFSDDCGVFLDQNPTAAIGIVAGDDKNIKITTPIDFFLAEQILYSGQAASRSVLSEKKQKKSVIIFGASSGLGAAAIQAMKEQGWLVFPASRSTGVDIRHAEQVQSFFKEVLNKTSTIDAVVIFSGILKTGKITEMNPSDIREMIDVNLVGTINVALTAYPYLKKAGGHLLLVSSSSYFRGRANSAVYSASKAAVVNLTQALSEEWADDNIAVSCIAPRRANTPMRRKAFPKENPAVCLAPEVVSKEVIGMLMHPQTGLIKHIY; encoded by the coding sequence ATGGCTATAGCGGTTATTTTGGCAGGTGGAAAAGGCATCCGTTTTGGTGATGCTATCCCAAAGCAGTTTAAGACTTTGGGGGGAAAGCCCATCATTCAATATACGATTGAGGCTTTCTTTTTTCATCCTGATATTGATGAACTGATTATTACTTATCCCACCGATTATAAGGCCGAAATCGAAAAAATTGCTTCCGCTTTTTCAGGTCATAAAGCTATAACACTTGTGGCAGGAGGCGCTTCCCGTATGGAAACAACGCTTGCCGCTTTAAATGTTATTGGCGAGCAGCGTAAAAAGGTTTTGTTCCATGATGCGGTGCGGCCTTTTGTTTCGCATGATATTATCAGCCAAACGATCTTAGCCCTAGACAATTATGATGCTGTGGATGTCGTCATTCCGACTGCTGATACTATTGTCGAAATTGATGCAGCCGAAAAACAATTAACGGCTATTCCAGAAAGAAGTCGGTTACGCCGCGGTCAAACGCCCCAAGGATTTTGGGCAGATTCCCTTAAAGCGGCCTATCAAACTATGGATACAGAAAGGCTAAATCACTTTTCTGATGATTGCGGCGTATTCTTAGATCAGAATCCGACAGCCGCTATCGGTATAGTAGCGGGTGATGACAAAAACATCAAAATCACAACACCGATAGACTTCTTTTTAGCGGAACAGATTTTGTATTCAGGACAAGCGGCAAGTCGTTCCGTCCTTTCAGAAAAGAAACAAAAAAAATCTGTCATTATTTTCGGGGCGTCTTCGGGATTAGGGGCTGCTGCCATCCAAGCGATGAAAGAACAAGGCTGGTTAGTATTCCCGGCGTCCAGAAGCACAGGGGTTGATATTCGTCATGCGGAACAGGTTCAGTCTTTTTTTAAAGAGGTATTGAATAAGACCTCTACTATAGATGCGGTTGTTATTTTTTCAGGTATTTTGAAAACAGGCAAAATTACTGAAATGAACCCTTCAGATATTCGCGAAATGATAGATGTTAATCTGGTCGGCACTATCAATGTAGCGCTGACCGCTTATCCTTATCTTAAGAAGGCGGGCGGCCATCTGTTATTAGTCAGTTCCAGTAGCTATTTCAGAGGCAGAGCAAATTCCGCTGTCTATTCAGCCTCTAAAGCGGCAGTCGTTAATTTAACCCAAGCCTTATCAGAAGAATGGGCTGATGATAACATCGCGGTATCTTGTATTGCCCCCCGTCGCGCCAATACGCCTATGCGCCGCAAAGCATTTCCCAAAGAAAATCCAGCGGTTTGTTTGGCACCTGAGGTGGTCAGTAAAGAGGTTATAGGTATGCTTATGCATCCCCAAACCGGCTTGATTAAGCATATTTACTGA